The following coding sequences lie in one Azospirillum humicireducens genomic window:
- the flgF gene encoding flagellar basal-body rod protein FlgF, whose translation MENSIYVALSHQMALRRQLDVTSNNIANVNTTGYKNQRMLFTEFLEKPGLHEKVSFVQDRAVVRDLSNGAMTQTGNPLDLALTGQGYFTVDTASGPRYTRAGNFHLNDQRQLVDAGGLPVLANNGQPITIPAGTSDVKVSGDGTVATELGPVGKLNIVTFKNEQLMTEVGNGLYVTDEQPEPAPAETKVAQGLLEGSNVKPVVEMTQMIELQRQYMSAQRMMDNEHERIRTMLQRLGRSV comes from the coding sequence ATGGAAAACTCGATCTACGTCGCCCTGTCGCACCAGATGGCCCTGCGGCGCCAGTTGGATGTGACCTCGAACAACATCGCGAACGTCAACACGACCGGCTACAAGAACCAGCGGATGCTGTTCACCGAATTCCTGGAAAAGCCGGGCCTGCACGAGAAGGTCAGCTTCGTCCAGGACCGCGCGGTGGTGCGCGACCTGTCCAACGGCGCCATGACCCAGACCGGCAATCCGCTGGATCTGGCGCTGACCGGCCAGGGGTACTTCACCGTCGATACCGCCAGCGGCCCCCGCTACACGCGCGCCGGCAACTTCCACCTGAACGACCAGCGCCAGCTGGTGGATGCCGGCGGCCTGCCGGTCCTGGCCAACAACGGCCAGCCGATCACCATCCCGGCCGGCACCAGCGACGTCAAGGTCAGCGGCGACGGCACCGTCGCCACCGAGCTGGGCCCGGTCGGCAAGCTGAACATCGTCACCTTCAAGAACGAGCAGCTGATGACCGAGGTCGGCAACGGTCTGTACGTCACCGACGAGCAGCCGGAGCCCGCCCCGGCCGAGACGAAAGTGGCACAGGGATTGCTTGAGGGTTCGAACGTGAAGCCAGTGGTCGAGATGACGCAGATGATCGAACTCCAGCGCCAGTACATGTCCGCGCAGCGGATGATGGACAACGAACACGAGCGCATCCGCACGATGCTTCAGCGGCTGGGCCGCAGCGTCTGA